The Alkalispirochaeta americana genome segment TGTTTTTAATCTTACCGGCCTTACTGAAGTAAAAAACTTATGGGCGGAGGCGATTTCAATCGTGACCAGCGATAAACAGATCAAACAATAGAAGGAGTTATGATGAAACTTGATATTCGACAAGCAAACCACCCGAAAGATGTGAAGCGGTATAATACAACAGAGTTGCGTGAGCATTTTCTCGTTCAAGATCTTTTTGAAGAAGATAAGATTTCTCTGACCTATACCCACGCGGATCGTATGGTGTTTGGCGGAGTAATGCCTGCCACAAAACAACTTGAGCTACAGGGTGGCAAGGATTTCGGTACCAGCGATTTCCTCGAACGGCGTGAACTTGGAGTAATCTGTACTGATGGCAAGGGTAGCATCAGCGTAGACGGCAGTAGTTATGTCATGCAGAAAGGTGACGGAATCTATATTGGCATGGGGGCAAAGAATGTCGGGTTTGTATCAACCGATGCAAAAAAGCCGGCAAAGTTCTACGTAGTAAGCACTCCGGCACATCACAGCTATCCGACCGTACATATTCCACAGGCAAATGCGAACCCACGAAAACTTGGGGATCCCGAGCAGGTGAACGTCCGGACAATATACCAGTATGTACACCCCGCTGTGTGTGAAAGCTGTCAGCTCCTCATGGGCATGACCATGCTCGACAATGGCAGTGTATGGAATACCATGCCATGCCACACCCATGAGCGTCGAATGGAGACCTACCTGTATTTCGATATGGGCGCCGACACGCGGGTCTTTCATTTTCACGGTGAAACGACTGAAACACGGCACCTAGTAGTGGCTAATGAGGAAGCGGTCATTTCTCCTTCGTGGTCTATTCATTCAGGAGTAGGAACAGGACGCTATACTTTTATCTGGGCTATGGCTGGAGAGAATCAGAACTTTGATGATATGGATTTCATAAAACCGAGTGACCTGCGTTGATATTTTGGGTCGCGGGCCAGATGTCGCCTAATACACACCTCAGGAATGGTGAGTGACTGGCGGTGAGCAGGATCCACAGGAGTAATTTAATGCGTAATATAATAGACACATTCCGTCTTGACGGAAAGGTAGCAATCGTAACCGGAGCAGGCCGCGGACTTGGCCAGGGTATGGCCCTTGCACTGGCAGAAGCTGGAGCTGATATTGTTTGTATTGATTGTAGCGGTGAATCAGATGAAACAGCTGCAACGGTGAAGAAACTCGGGCGCGGTTATGAACACATCCAAGCAGACCTACGCTCTATCGAGGGAATCCCTGCAATCATCGAGACTTCAAAGAAAGCCTTCGGTACCATGGATATTCTGGTGAACAATGCCGGAATTATCAAGCGGAATGACAGTGTCGATTTCACCGAGCAGGAATGGGATGATGTCATGAACATTAACATCAAGACCGTTTTCTTCCTCTGTCAGGCAGTGGCGAAAGAGTTTATCGCCCAAGGCGCTGGCGGTAAAATTGTGAACATTGCTTCGATGCTCTCTTTCCAAGGTGGAATTCGTGCCCCTTCTTATACCGCCAGCAAAAGCGGGATTAAGGGAATTACCATGCTCATGGCTAATGAGTGGGCAAAGTTTAATATCAATGTAAATGCAATCGCTCCCGGCTACATGGCAACGGACAACACCGTCGCACTCCGGGCTGATGAGCAGCGCAGCAAGGAGATACTTGACCGCATACCCGCCGGCCGGTGGGGCTCTCCGCAGGATCTTGGGGGGGCAGCCGTTTTCCTTTCGTCGAAAGCAGCCGACTATATTAACGGCTACACCATTGCAGTTGATGGTGGCTGGCTAGCGCGCTAAGCCGATGAAGTCTGTGATGCTGCGACCCTGACAACCCCGCAGAGTGGCAAGTTCCTCCTTCTATTTTGCCTGTCCCATTATCCGACCGATGTCTTGCTTGATAGTGGGAGGGCTTTTCCCAATTTTCCCAATCCATTGCGGTTTTCGATAATGGCGTGGGAGTCCGTTTGGGGGAATCGAGGTTGCACAAAACACACGGTAGTGAACACGGCGAAGTTCAAAGTGGTGAACGAGTCGGTGAAGAAGACCGACTGATACGACGAGGCGACGCTTGCAGAGTTTCTCAATCCAGAGAGGGAAAGGAGGAAGTGGTTCCTGGCTAATGCCACAGCCCCGTATCAACAACGGGTGCGTTGTGCCCAGAGTGGTCAATGTTATTTGCCGATATAGGGGGCAAAAGGGGGGCCGTGTCCAGTTGGTTCACGGTGTGCATTTTATAGGAGGAGTAATTTAATGAAAAGAACAA includes the following:
- the kduI gene encoding 5-dehydro-4-deoxy-D-glucuronate isomerase, with protein sequence MMKLDIRQANHPKDVKRYNTTELREHFLVQDLFEEDKISLTYTHADRMVFGGVMPATKQLELQGGKDFGTSDFLERRELGVICTDGKGSISVDGSSYVMQKGDGIYIGMGAKNVGFVSTDAKKPAKFYVVSTPAHHSYPTVHIPQANANPRKLGDPEQVNVRTIYQYVHPAVCESCQLLMGMTMLDNGSVWNTMPCHTHERRMETYLYFDMGADTRVFHFHGETTETRHLVVANEEAVISPSWSIHSGVGTGRYTFIWAMAGENQNFDDMDFIKPSDLR
- the kduD gene encoding 2-dehydro-3-deoxy-D-gluconate 5-dehydrogenase KduD produces the protein MRNIIDTFRLDGKVAIVTGAGRGLGQGMALALAEAGADIVCIDCSGESDETAATVKKLGRGYEHIQADLRSIEGIPAIIETSKKAFGTMDILVNNAGIIKRNDSVDFTEQEWDDVMNINIKTVFFLCQAVAKEFIAQGAGGKIVNIASMLSFQGGIRAPSYTASKSGIKGITMLMANEWAKFNINVNAIAPGYMATDNTVALRADEQRSKEILDRIPAGRWGSPQDLGGAAVFLSSKAADYINGYTIAVDGGWLAR